One Thiocapsa sp. genomic window carries:
- a CDS encoding SCO family protein, whose product MTRKLLVIAILVLFGLLAWLLLWTPTGVDLDPEGPRHGTLDLASPPQGGDFVLESVDGPVALADLRGKVVLIYFGYTWCPDICPTNLVLIAGALKALTPEELERVRVLFVSVDPERDSVERLAEYSGYFHPEIIGLTGTPEQIAEVATLYGAAYRRTELVDSAMGYVVDHSAYSHLVDTQGKLVRNLDHATPSAEIVAAIRTLLESSPSTENRSEP is encoded by the coding sequence ATGACGCGAAAGCTGTTGGTCATCGCTATCCTGGTCCTCTTCGGACTTTTGGCATGGCTGTTGTTGTGGACGCCGACCGGGGTCGATCTCGATCCGGAGGGGCCGCGACACGGCACACTGGATCTGGCCTCGCCGCCGCAAGGCGGGGACTTCGTCCTCGAATCCGTCGACGGCCCGGTCGCCCTCGCCGATCTGCGCGGCAAGGTGGTTCTGATCTACTTCGGCTATACCTGGTGTCCGGATATCTGTCCGACCAATCTGGTCCTGATCGCGGGTGCACTCAAGGCGCTGACGCCCGAAGAGCTGGAGCGGGTCCGGGTCCTCTTCGTGAGCGTCGATCCCGAGCGGGACTCGGTCGAGCGGCTCGCCGAGTATAGTGGCTATTTTCACCCCGAGATCATCGGCCTGACCGGGACGCCCGAGCAGATCGCCGAGGTCGCCACGCTCTACGGCGCGGCCTACCGGCGTACCGAGCTGGTCGATTCGGCGATGGGCTATGTCGTCGACCACTCCGCCTACAGTCATCTTGTGGACACGCAAGGCAAGCTCGTGCGCAACCTCGATCACGCCACACCCTCCGCGGAGATCGTCGCGGCGATCCGAACACTGCTGGAATCGAGCCCGTCCACCGAGAATCGGTCCGAACCTTAG